The nucleotide window GCTACATTAACGTCTGACGGCTCAATGGTTTAAAGCAAAGCCTAAGCTATTGTGCAACGACTCTAATGCGTAATAGTGCTGACCGTCGTCGTGGCCCCACTCCGTCGTTCGACGTCTTGCAAGGAACGGTGTTGAGGCTGATTTGCGGAGAGCGGGGTTGAGAATAGACCCTGTTCACCACAACGATAAGAACCGCACTCAAACTCTTTCATAGCAAAGACTTGCATCTGAAGTCGCATGTTCGACATAAACCCATTGCTGATGGGGGTGGGCGCTTATCTTGAACAGGGCCTAATAGGCAGTCACGTCGAGGTGAAACGCCTCGACGCAGCTCGGCGACTCTCGCGATTACCTTTCTACCGACTTAACCTTCCCATCCGGCCCGAACGTGATGTTGATGCCGGAAGCAAGGTAACTGTATACGACGTAAAACTCACCCGGCGGGCCAAAACTGTCAACGCCGAACGGTTGCCCCATCAGCCTTTCAACCTCGACGCCCGTCATCTGGGGTGTGATCAGGTAACTTCCGATCTTTTCTTTTATGACTGTTGTGAGATTGTCGAGATTGTGCCCCAGGCCGGAGTTGGGGATTTTGCACAGGCCGCTATGTGATAGTGCGAATGTCACTAATAATGAGAGCATGCCGCCTCCTGCGGACTAATTGTTGCTCCACGGTCCCGTAAACGTAACCGCACCTTGCTTGTCGATGGTGATTTTTAGCGTGATCTCAGTTGTCGCGCCGGCCCATGCGATCTTGCCCTTCATCGCACCGGCGTGACGGGCTTCCAAAATCGTGAAGCTGTTCACGCCTTTGCCGTTGTACGTTCCAGCTCCAAGCGTGATCTTTACAGTTTGCTCGACCTTGTCTACTTTCGTCGGGTTGAATGATCTGCGAATTGTTTGCAGGTCGGGATTCGTTACACCGTTCTTGAGGAAGAATGCCTCTACTTGCACTTCGTAACCGTTCACGGGGTGCGGGCCGTGCATTTTCCAGGCCTTTGTGACTCGATTCTGCGCGGGGTTGCCTCAAGAGCCGGTGTTCCGTAATCGAACGGACGCGATGACATCTGTTCCTCAACCGCCGGAGCTACCGAGTGACCTGCCGCCAGCGGTGGTGGCGTACATTCGTGCGCTGGAAGCGACGGTTGCGCAGTTGCAGGCCACGGTCGCGGCTCTCCAGGTCACGGTGGCCGACCTTCAGACCCGGCTCAACCAGAATTCCAGCAACTCGTCGAAACCGCCCTCGTCGGATGGTCCGCAGGTGAAGCCGGCCCCGCCCAAGAGTCCCTCGGGGAAGCGGCGCGGCGGTCAATCGGGGCACCCCAAGGCCGAGCGCACCGTGCTGCCGCCCGACACGGTCCACACCCTCAAACCGGACACCTGCCGCGGGTGTGCGTGCCCACTCACCGGGGACGACCCGAACCCGTCGATTCACCAGGTGCATGAGATCCCGGTCGTCCGGCCGCAGGTGACCGAGTATCGGTGCCATCGGCTCCGGTGCCCGCACTGCGGCGCCGTGACGACCGCACCGGTGCCCGCCGACGCGGCTCCCGGGTACGGTCCCCGGGTCCAGGCGGTGGCCGCCATGCTCACCGGTTCGTGCCGCCTGGGCAAGCGGGTGGTGAGCCAACTGTTCGACGACCTGTTCGGGTTGCCCATCCGTCCGGCCACGGTGTGCAAACTCCAGCACACGACCGCGGCGGCTCTGGCCCCGGTGGCCGAAGCGGCTCTCGCGTACACCCGCGGGCACCCGGCGAACGTGGACGAAACGGGCTGGACGCAAGGGCGCCAGCGGGCCTGGTTGTGGGTCGCGGTGAGCACCTCGGTGGTCGCATTCCTGATCCGCGCCACCCGGGGCCGGAGCGCGTTCGACGACCTGCGGGACGGGTCCGCCCAGGTCCACACGACCGATCGGTATCCGGTGTACACGCATCTGCCGGTGCATCGGCGCCAGGTGTGCTGGGCGCACCTGCGGCGGGACTTCCAGGCGATGATCGATCGGGGCAACGACGGATCCCCGATCGGGGCCGCCCTGTTGGCCTGTTCCGACGAACTGTTCGGGCACTGGTTCCGGGTGCGGGACGGGACGTTAGCCCGGTCCACGTTCGCTCGCGTGTACGCCCGCGCCGTGCGGGCCCGGTTCCGCACGCACCTGGGGTACGGGGGCCGGTGCGGGTGCCCCAAGACCGGGGCCGTGTGCCGCGAGCTGTTGGCGGTGGAGCCGGCCCTGTGGACGTTCGCACGCGTGGGCGGGGTGGAACCGACCAACAACGCGGCCGAGCGGGCCCTGCGTCACGCCGTGTGCTGGCGCAAGACCAGCTACGGCACCGACTCCGAACGCGGTAGCCGGTTCGTGGAGCGGATCCTCACGGTCCTGGCCTCGTGTCGCCGGCAGGGCCGCAACGTGCTCGCATTCCTCACCGACGCCGTCACCGCACACCGTACCGGGGCAAAGCCACCAACACTGATCCCGGTCCCGGCTCAACAACCACCGATGATGAACCCAACTTTCGCTGGCTGTTGAGATACACCCGCATCAACTGTGAACGCTTACTGCACTTCGTTAGTAACGACCGGGTTATTCTGCCCGGTAGCCCATGCCTTAGTCTCGAACTCGAACGTCTGAATGACTGTGCCATTATAGTTGGGCAGAGAAATATCTTGGCCCCACATGAAGTAAGCCATGATCTGAGGATTCTTGTTGACGGTCGTCTGGCCCATTTCAATGAAGCGAAGCTTGTCCTTGATGTTGGCTGATTTCAGTTGATCAATGTCGTTGTAAATCGCCTTGTTACCAACTGTGAGGCCACGCCGTTTGAGTTCGGCGTTCGCTGCCTCTTTAGAGCCGTACACGCCCAACATCTTATCCGCAACCTGATCCATCTTCAGATTGGTCGAAGTCGGGGCTGCTACAGGTTGCGCGAGGCCGGCAACTATAGCTTCAGCGCTATCATTACCGGGCAACTCAGGTGGATAATGCCCGGTTTGGCTCCCATCGTAGATGACCGATTCAAACTCGTCCACCTCGACAGCAATGCTCTCGCCAGGATCAGGCACCGGCGTAGGGTCGGGCGTCGGTGTCGGGCCGGGAACCGGCGTCGGAGTCGGTGCAGGCGTGGGGGCGGGACTGGGAGCAGGCGTCGTGTCGATGCTGATCGGCGTTGGCGTGGCAATCGGGTCAGCAACTGGCGTCGGCTCGACCGATGCAGGCGTCGGGCTGACGGGGGGCGCGGTCGGAGATTGATCGACCGGCGGCAGCACCGGGACCGGCAGGGGGTCAAACAGAACGGGTGGGCTGATCGGGTTGGGGACCAGGATGTCTGTCAAGTCGTCCAACACGGGCGTGATGCCGATGGGTGTCGGCCCCACCTGGGTTTGCGACGAGTCTGTCGGCGTTGGGGCAGGTTCCTTTGTCGGATCAGTGATCGGTTCCGCCGTCGCGGCGGGTGTGGTGGGCGCCGGTTCAGACATCACCTTCGCCGTCGAGAGAACCGACCCCTCGTATGGCAACAACGGGTCATCGAGCAGGAGGCTCGACGGTGCGTTGCGGTCTTCGAACAAGTTCAACTTCAGTTGAGCCCGATTACCCGTCTTGGAAGCAGTCTCGTCTCCCAGCCACCGCGTCAGGATGCGTAGCAGAGCGGCCCCTCAAGATGGTGCGTGACTTTGCGAGATGGGAAGAACCAATTTCACCCCACATTATCGGTCGTTATCACACTGTCAAGACCGCTTTCGCGCTAAGTCTGGCCGGACCAGCCCTGAACCCGAAGATCGGACGAGCAGCTCACTTGATCTTCTTCAGGTAGGCTTCCACTTTCTTCGCGTCGAGGGGCCGAATGAGGACCACCGTCTTCGAGCCGGTGGTCGTGTAGGTTTCGTGTCCGTCGCCTCGAAGATCCGCGGCAAGTCGAACCCGACCCCGTCCGTCGCCCCCTTACTCGGCAAGTTCTTCTCCATCAGCAGCACTTCGGCGGTCTTCAGATCGCTAGCGGTGGCCCCGCCCTTCACTTCGAAGCTATCCGCGGTGAAGCACACCTTCACAAACATCGTGGTCTTGTCAGTGACTTGGAGCACGTTCACCGTGTTCCAAGTCACAGTAGATTTGCCCGATGTCACCGAGCTTCAGTGGGTGGGAGAGCGTGCCATAATAGAACTTGCTCCCGTCCTTGAATGCTTTGAGGTTCTCGTTCGCGTCGGTCAGCCCCTTCTCAGCCCATCGTGCACGGCGCGGCAGAACGGCCTAACCCGGCCTTGCACCTGACAGCGGCCGCGGTTCTGTTTCCGTTACTCGCGCTCCTATGCCCCAGGTCGGATAGGGGCTCGATCCCCTCGGACCGCGCCCTGTGGATCACGCTCTGACTGAACACCGCGTCGATCGAGCCGAGGACCACAGGGCGTACTTACGCTGCCACCGCCTTAACCTTGAACCGGTTCGGCCGTCGGCGGGTTCGGTAGTGGGTTGCGGGCGAAGACCCACTCCTCGATCGGCTTGCCGTCGATGAGGTGCTCCTGAACGAACCGCGGGATGCGGTCGGCGGTCATGTTCCCGTACCACGTTCCCTCGGGGTACACGACGAGGAGCGGCCCGCCGGCGCAGACGCGCAGGCAGCTCACCTTCGTGCGGTAGCACGCGGTCGGGCCGGTTGCCAGCGACAGGTTTCGGGTTTTCAGTTCGTCCTTGAGAGCGTCCCACGCCGCCTGCGCGCCGTCCTTGCCGATGGCGCCGCAACAGGCATCACCCACGCACAACATCACGTGCCGGTGGAACTCGCCGATCAGCAGGTTCTCGGCGATTTTGGCGAGCTTCTCGTTCGATTCCGGCATCGGAAACACCTCGTTCACGTCCGGTTGCGAGTGTGCGTGTTCATTTTCGTCTTGTGTCTTTGTGGCACAGACATTCCTGTCTGTGCGACCATCTGTCGCCGCACAGACAGGAATGTCTGTGCCACAAAGACATAAGACAACCAGCCGCATCGCGAATCGGAAACCTGCGCTACGCGCTGGCCCGGAACCACCGCCGCACGCGCCGTGCGACTTCTGCGAACAGCAGTACGCTCGACGTGCCGGCCGCCACCGCGAGCCAGTCCAGTACGCCGAGCGGCGCGACGTTGAACACCTTCCCGCCGAACGTCACGATCAGCACCTGCCCCACCACCGTCAGCGCGGCGATGAGCAGGAACTGGCGGTTCGCGAACAGGCCCCGCAGCCCCGATTCGCCCGGGTCGAGCGAGCGACAGTTGATCTGGTTCCACACCTGGAAGAACACGTACACGCTGAAGAACAGCGTGACCTGTCGGAGCGTCAGGCCGGGGAACTCGGAGGCCGCGCCGTCCCCGGCGAACCACCCCCCGTACTGCATCCCCACGAGCATCACGAGCATCACGACCACGAAGAAGCCGGCGGTCGCGAAGATGGTCCCGAGCATCTGCCGCGTGACGATGCTCTCGTCGCGCCGCTTCGGCGGTCGCTGCATCAGGTTCGCGCGGGGCGGCTCGCTGCACAGCGCGATGGCCGCGAACGTGTCCATGATGACGTTGATCCACAGCAGTTGCAGCACCGTGAACGGCGGCTTCAACCCGATCACCGGTCCCAGGAGCGCGATCAGCAGCGCCGACACATTGATGGTGAGCTGAAACTGGATGAAGCGCTGGATGTTCTCGTACAGCGCGCGGCCCCACCACACCGCGCTCACGATGGTGCTGAACGCGTCGTCCAGCAGGACGATCTTGCTGGCCTCCTTCGCCACCTCGGTGCCCGAAATCCCCATCGCCAGACCCACGTCGGCGCGCTTCAGGGCCGGCGCGTCGTTGGTGCCGTCGCCGGTCATCGCGACGACGTGCTTCTGGGCCTGAAGCAGCCGCACCAGCCGGTACTTGTCGCCCGGCAGCGCGCGCGCCAGGATGCGCAGCCGGGGCAGCCGCGCCGACAGCTCCTCGTCGGAGAGCTTGTCGAACTCGGCGTGACTCATCGCGATGGCGTCGGGGGCGTCGAGGAGCCCGATCTCGCGGCCGATGGCGCGGGCGGTTTCGAGCGTGTCCCCGGTGATCATCTTCACCTCGATACCGGCGCCCCGGCACTGCCTTACGGCCTCCTTCACGTCGTCGCGGAGCGGGTCGCGGATGCCGGCCCAGCCGTCGAACACCAGGCCCGTTTCGAGCGCTTCGAGGCGGGTGTGGAACGTGTCCGCGTGTGCCGGATCGTCGCCGGGCAGTTCGGCGTGCGCGAACGCGAGGGTGCGCATCGCGTCGGCCGCGGCGGCGAAGATCTGCACCTCGAACTCCGCCCGCGCCTGGGGCGTCATGGGGTGGATCGTGCCGTCCGGAGCGAGGTACGAGGAGGAGCGCGCCAGGACCGCCTCCGGGGCGCCCTTCACGAGCACCGTCGGCCGTCCGCCGACACTCGCGACGGTCGTCATCCGCTTGCGCTCGGACGAGAAGTGAACCTGGTGCAGCACCGGAAATTCGTCGCGCAGTCGGACGTGGTCGAACGGCCCGGACCCGGCCCACGCGCCGCGTCGTAGCCAGTGAAGCAGCGCCCCCTCGGTGGTGTTACCGACGGTGACCAGCTCCCCGTTCTTTTGTTCGAGGTTCGCGGTCGAGTTGACCGCCGCGTTGACGATCAGCCAGTGCAGGGGCGTGTTCTCGGCCGGGCGGGCGCCGGGGGCAGGAGCCGCAGCGCCGTCGAACGCGCCTTCAAAGGTGCGCCCGCCGATGCCGAGACGCGACACCGACATTTTGTTCTGTGTTAGGGTGCCCGTCTTGTCGGAGCAGATGACGGTGGCAGAGCCGATCGTCTCGCACGCCACGAGCTGCCGCACGAGCGAGTTGGCCTGGCTCATCTTCCGCCACGCGATCGCCAGCGACACGGTGACGCTCATGGGCAGCCCTTCGGGCACCGCGACCACGATCACGATCACCATGTACACGAAGTAGGAGAGCAGCGCCTGCACGCTCGCGAGCAGCACCTGGGCGCGGTCCTCTCCCGCGGCCGGCAGCCGGACCTCGCCGACCACCAGCCCGCGGACCAGCAGCGCGATGAAGATGGCGACGGCGGCGGCGTACCCGATCTTGCTGATCAGACCGGCGAGCGCTTCGAGCTTTTCTTGGAGGGGGGTCGAGGCTTTCGAGATGGTGAGCTTCTCGGCCACCCGGTCCTGCGGTCCGGCGGGCTCCGGCTCCCCGGACAGGCGACGGGCGATCTGCCCGAGCATCGTGTCGTCGCCGACGTTGGTGACGACCATGCGCCCGGCCCCGTCCACGACCTGCGTGCCGCGGAACACGCATCCGGGCTGGTCGGGGCCGTCGGCGGTGTCGTCGGGCGGCCCGGCCGCCTTGCGCACCGGCTCGCTCTCGCCGGTCATCAGCGCTTGATCGACGAGCAGTTCGTTGGCCCGGACGATCCGCCCGTCGGCCGGGATCTCGTCGCCCATTTCGAGGATCACGAGGTCGCCGACCACCGCGTCCTCAAGGGCGATGGTCTGGACCCCGCCGCCCCGCGTCACCTTCACCCGGATCGCGTCGCGGGTGGCGTTGAGCTTCTCGAACTCCTGGTCGCTGCGGTACTCGCTGAAGAACGCCACGCCCGTGGCGAGCAGCACCGCGACCATCACGGCGGCGCCTTCGTAGGACGGGTCGTCCAGCGCGACGCTCACCCCCACCAGC belongs to Gemmata obscuriglobus and includes:
- a CDS encoding IS66-like element ISGob3 family transposase, with amino-acid sequence MTSVPQPPELPSDLPPAVVAYIRALEATVAQLQATVAALQVTVADLQTRLNQNSSNSSKPPSSDGPQVKPAPPKSPSGKRRGGQSGHPKAERTVLPPDTVHTLKPDTCRGCACPLTGDDPNPSIHQVHEIPVVRPQVTEYRCHRLRCPHCGAVTTAPVPADAAPGYGPRVQAVAAMLTGSCRLGKRVVSQLFDDLFGLPIRPATVCKLQHTTAAALAPVAEAALAYTRGHPANVDETGWTQGRQRAWLWVAVSTSVVAFLIRATRGRSAFDDLRDGSAQVHTTDRYPVYTHLPVHRRQVCWAHLRRDFQAMIDRGNDGSPIGAALLACSDELFGHWFRVRDGTLARSTFARVYARAVRARFRTHLGYGGRCGCPKTGAVCRELLAVEPALWTFARVGGVEPTNNAAERALRHAVCWRKTSYGTDSERGSRFVERILTVLASCRRQGRNVLAFLTDAVTAHRTGAKPPTLIPVPAQQPPMMNPTFAGC
- a CDS encoding (2Fe-2S) ferredoxin domain-containing protein; protein product: MPESNEKLAKIAENLLIGEFHRHVMLCVGDACCGAIGKDGAQAAWDALKDELKTRNLSLATGPTACYRTKVSCLRVCAGGPLLVVYPEGTWYGNMTADRIPRFVQEHLIDGKPIEEWVFARNPLPNPPTAEPVQG
- a CDS encoding calcium-translocating P-type ATPase, PMCA-type → MRSLRAVSELFPRASDAGLTDEQITDSRARFGPNRLTPLPREPVWKKFLDKFDDPIIRILLGASLLKIVVDLFEASTVAGVVALATVLVVLLGALVGRLGAWAPALAFALAGGLVGVSVALDDPSYEGAAVMVAVLLATGVAFFSEYRSDQEFEKLNATRDAIRVKVTRGGGVQTIALEDAVVGDLVILEMGDEIPADGRIVRANELLVDQALMTGESEPVRKAAGPPDDTADGPDQPGCVFRGTQVVDGAGRMVVTNVGDDTMLGQIARRLSGEPEPAGPQDRVAEKLTISKASTPLQEKLEALAGLISKIGYAAAVAIFIALLVRGLVVGEVRLPAAGEDRAQVLLASVQALLSYFVYMVIVIVVAVPEGLPMSVTVSLAIAWRKMSQANSLVRQLVACETIGSATVICSDKTGTLTQNKMSVSRLGIGGRTFEGAFDGAAAPAPGARPAENTPLHWLIVNAAVNSTANLEQKNGELVTVGNTTEGALLHWLRRGAWAGSGPFDHVRLRDEFPVLHQVHFSSERKRMTTVASVGGRPTVLVKGAPEAVLARSSSYLAPDGTIHPMTPQARAEFEVQIFAAAADAMRTLAFAHAELPGDDPAHADTFHTRLEALETGLVFDGWAGIRDPLRDDVKEAVRQCRGAGIEVKMITGDTLETARAIGREIGLLDAPDAIAMSHAEFDKLSDEELSARLPRLRILARALPGDKYRLVRLLQAQKHVVAMTGDGTNDAPALKRADVGLAMGISGTEVAKEASKIVLLDDAFSTIVSAVWWGRALYENIQRFIQFQLTINVSALLIALLGPVIGLKPPFTVLQLLWINVIMDTFAAIALCSEPPRANLMQRPPKRRDESIVTRQMLGTIFATAGFFVVVMLVMLVGMQYGGWFAGDGAASEFPGLTLRQVTLFFSVYVFFQVWNQINCRSLDPGESGLRGLFANRQFLLIAALTVVGQVLIVTFGGKVFNVAPLGVLDWLAVAAGTSSVLLFAEVARRVRRWFRASA